In Candidatus Aminicenantes bacterium, the DNA window TCGTCGCCATGGCGGCCAATACGAGGACGAGGAGTACGAGAAGCCGCGGCCCGGCCAGCCGAACGAGAAGCGCCATCCTGCCGTGAGGAAGCGAGAGGGCGTATTCCTCCGCTCGTTGGCCACGCTCCCGCCCAAAGAGGGAGGCCCCTAGAAACAGCGACCAGAAGACCAATCCCACTTCGAAGACGGGGATAAAAACCGCGCGATATGGCCCCGGCGCCCATTTGAGGAGGATGAGGGGGATCGGGAGGACGGCCGCGGCGGCCAGAAACCAGCCGGTCTGCTTGAGGACGTCAGCGAGCTCTTTTCTGAACATATGCGCCTCCGATGAAAGCCTTGACGATTTCGTCCAGTCCGATGTCCGTGAACGTCAGACCGAATTCCCGACGCCATTCTTCGCGGAAGGGATAGATGTAGCGATCCCTTCGGTACTCCGAAGCCGTCTCGAACAGTACCGGCAACGCCGGGGGGAGCGGCTCTTCGCCCGCGACCTTCTTGACCCGCGTCATCAGGACGTCCCGCCGCTCGTCGAGCACGATCCGTCCGGCGTCCATGATCAGAATGCGCTCGGGGATCTCGGCGGTGTCGGAGAGGGTGTGGTTGACCATGATCACGGCCGTTTTCAGCTCGTCCATGGCCCCGATCACGGTCTCCAGAAACTTCTCGCGCAGGAAGGGGTCGAGGCCATGGACGACTTCGTCGATGAGAAGGACGGCCGGCTGTTGAGCCAGAATGAGCGACAGGTGGAACAAGGTCCGCTCGCCGATCGAGAGATGGCGGATCTTGCGCCGCTCGTCGAAAACGACGCCCTCAATCGGCGGGCGTTCGGCGGATGCGATCCGGAAGACCTCGCGATGGAAGCGCCAGGCTTCCCGAAGCGTCCAGTTTTCGTAAAGACTCAGCCGATCAGAGACGAATCCGATCTTGGCCTTGTCCAGGCCGGCCCCGTAGACGACTTGACCCCGGTCGGGGACGATGGCCCCGGCCAGGCAGCGAAGCAGGGTGCTTTTGCCCGCGCCGTTGGACCCGGCGATCACCGCCGCTTCGCCGGCGGCGAAGGCGGCCGAGACGCCGTCCAGGGCAGCCCGTCGGCCGAACCGAACCGTCAGATTCTTGGCTTCCAGGATAGTTTCACTCATGGCGGGCGATCCTTTCGATGCTGCGGCGGACGTCGTCCAGGGAGGCCCCGAGCGAGAAGGCCTTTTCGAGATAGGCCTTGGTTTCCCCCTCGAGAATGCTGCGGCGGAGGCTGTCGAGATCGGGGGCCCTGGACTTGACCCAATTTCCGCTCCCGGGCCGGCTCTCGACGAAGCCGTCCTCCTCCAAGGCGTAGTAGGACTTTGCGACAGTGTTGGGGTTGAGCTTGAGGATCTTGGCCAGCTCGCGGATCGGCGGCAGACGGTCGCCGTCCGCAAGCCGGCCCGATAGTATCTCTATTTTTATGGCCTGAATGATCTGCTGATAGGAGGGGATCGGGGAGGCCGGATCGACGTTGAGTCTAAGCATGCCCTGGCTCCTTGTAAAGCGTATTAATA includes these proteins:
- a CDS encoding ATP-binding cassette domain-containing protein, with translation MSETILEAKNLTVRFGRRAALDGVSAAFAAGEAAVIAGSNGAGKSTLLRCLAGAIVPDRGQVVYGAGLDKAKIGFVSDRLSLYENWTLREAWRFHREVFRIASAERPPIEGVVFDERRKIRHLSIGERTLFHLSLILAQQPAVLLIDEVVHGLDPFLREKFLETVIGAMDELKTAVIMVNHTLSDTAEIPERILIMDAGRIVLDERRDVLMTRVKKVAGEEPLPPALPVLFETASEYRRDRYIYPFREEWRREFGLTFTDIGLDEIVKAFIGGAYVQKRAR
- a CDS encoding GntR family transcriptional regulator, translating into MLRLNVDPASPIPSYQQIIQAIKIEILSGRLADGDRLPPIRELAKILKLNPNTVAKSYYALEEDGFVESRPGSGNWVKSRAPDLDSLRRSILEGETKAYLEKAFSLGASLDDVRRSIERIARHE